The nucleotide sequence ATAAACATTGTTTGTTCTTAACTTTTTTTCAATTTCTTcttcaaaatattttttcatcaaATTATCAATACTGCTGTCACCTATTAAATGAttacttatattttttaacataCACTGTACATTTATCgataatttattatcataaatatCTTTTGTGTTTAATATATCCATAGCATCCGCATATGTTCGTCTCATAAGTGTACATATTTCTTCATTAGTTTTAGcatattttgtttttaaatCGACTATACTAGACTTAACTTGGTTAGCAAGACTTCCTATGGCCATAGGAACAGCAGATATAGCATGTCGTTGATCGACATGCCCATGATTTGATGAAAGTATATCATAAAGTGTTTTATTAAAATCCTTTAGatcaaaattttttcttctttcaGGTATACATAATCCTTTAACTATATGAGAGTCGCATATTGTATCAGGTTTAGTTATACGTTTATCGCTTtcatcatataaattattattaaatatatcgCACGTTTGGCCTCTAAAATGCTTTTTTCGTGcttcatttaataaagtCTTCGCTTGTTCTTCCCACGTAAAGGCTGTAGTTGAATAAC is from Plasmodium gaboni strain SY75 chromosome Unknown, whole genome shotgun sequence and encodes:
- a CDS encoding putative EMP1-like protein, with product MGSRGSKFRDDTLDKYKNILPELDGWSYVHYINNLREEIKKQKWNDKTYEEFLKEKGWKRGKTSNPVDRICAWEKVQQDIFRAVMDSYSTTAFTWEEQAKTLLNEARKKHFRGQTCDIFNNNLYDESDKRITKPDTICDSHIVKGLCIPERRKNFDLKDFNKTLYDILSSNHGHVDQRHAISAVPMAIGSLANQVKSSIVDLKTKYAKTNEEICTLMRRTYADAMDILNTKDIYDNKLSINVQCMLKNISNHLIGDSSIDNLMKKYFEEEIEKKLRTNNVYEDDNNTKKCNLDDTSYTKKPQCLRFLEEWFEEFMQKKKIYEER